In the Desulfuromonas sp. DDH964 genome, AAATGTCACAGACCTGGCACGCAAGATAATCGTCGCACCAGTCGGTGATGACGACTCTACCCGAAGGTTTCGATACCCGAAACATTTCTCGGAGGGCCGCAACCGGGTGCTGAATGAAGTGAAAGACGTTCGTTGAAACTACAACATCAAACGCTGCGTCGCCAAAGGGCAGAGTCTCGGCGTAAGCCTGCTCCAGGTCAATGGCTGCCCCGAGCCTGTGGCGGGCCAGTGTAAGCATATCTCCCGACAGATCGACTCCCGCGAGCCGGGCTCGCGGTGCCGCACGAGACAGCGCCTTCAGCAGTGCTCCCGTTCCGCATCCGACATCCAGAACGCGATCTTCGGGCGCCACGTGAAGTCGCCCCATAGTCTCCCGGATCGAGGCCTCGACATAGAACTTCCAGCGGGCGTCGTACGAAGAGGCGATCCTGGAGTATTCTCGCCGGAGTGGTTCGTATTCGTTCTGGTTCAACCTCGACTGCTCCGTTCAAGCGTCCGCCCAACGCTCATGCTGGCCGGTGGCGTAGGATGGCGCGGCCGGATCATCCCTGCAGCTCCCGTTTCATTCGTTCGAACTCCTCGCGATCGATCTCGCCTGCAGCGTAGCGATGCTTCAAAACCTCCAGCGGCGAAGAGGAGGATGGTGGTGCGGTTCTTTTCTTGCTGAACACTGCCTGAAACAACCAGACGGCCAAAAAAATCATCACTATCCAGAAGGCAAGGTTGACAAACATGCCCCAGGGTCCGTGAAAATAGCTGCCGGGACCGCACAGCCAGCTCTCGCTCCAAAATCTCATCATGGTCCAGATTCCTTTACTTCCCCGGCCGTAAGCCGAGAGATAGACCGTCGAACTTTTTCATAAGCTGTCGATGACCTGCCGCAGTTTACCCCGTACCTGGATCGCGATATCGGCCAGATCGGCGTTGTCGATCGCCTGCATCGTGGCGATGGGATCGACCGCCGCGACCTCGACACGGCCATCCTCATATTCCTGGACGATGACGTTGCAGGGAAGCATGACGCCGATGTGGGCCTCGGCCTGCAGCGCCCGGTAAGCAAAAGGCGGATTACAGGCGCCGAGAATGCGGTATTGTCTGAAATCGACGTCAAGTTTCTTCTTCAGGGTCGCCTGCACATCGATCTCGGTCAGGATGCCGAACCCTTCTTTACCGAGCTCTTCCGTGACTCTGGCGATCGCCTGATCGAAAGATCCGGCAACCGTTTTGCTGATAACGTAGCTCATTTTGTTCCTCTCCTTTACTGAGGATTGCGGCGGAGCGTCCGGGTTGTGAGTTGTCCGCGCGCTCCACACAAAACCTGACCTCTCGTGCTCAAATGGCCACCATGGCATACCCTTTGTTCTGGTAGGCGATGAGGGAAACCAGGCTGTTGCCGACTTTCTTGATCCCGGGCAGCAGCTCGGTGTCTTCCATGCCGACCAGGCTAAGGGCCAGGGAGCAGATTTCCATCTGAACGCCGGCTTTTTTCAACTCGATGATGTTCCAGGAAATCTTATCCATGATCTCTTCCTTGTACTCATTCACCTCAGGGACCTCTTTCATGTCGGCCAGACAGACCACCGAGGCTCCCCGGAAGGTCACGACGATATCGGGCCGCACACCCTGTCGGGTCAGATTCTCGCTGGCATTTCTGATCGCGGTCAAGGCCCGCAACAGCTTTTGCGGATCATCCTTTTTGACATCGAACACCACCTTGGCGGCGGTCATTCCCTGAAGCGCCTCCCGGTCATCGACGGCAAAGCCCGGTCCGGCAGAAACCACCAGGAACAAACCGGCCAGCATCAAACTAAAAAGGTTGCTAAAGCGTGTGTTTTTCATGGCTGCAACTCCTCTTTCAGCGTTATAGGTCACCTTCATCAAAACAGTTACCAGCAACAAGAGCCATAATTTCCGCCGGGCATGCTACGGCTTCTCATCATGTAACCGTCCCGCCTCATGCCGTGTCTCCCGTAACCGTGATCACAACCCTGGTAGTCGCAGGCAAACCAAGAACCGTATCCGCCGCCGGTGATCCGGCTTACCTCCAAATTAGCCTGGTCCAGCTTGGTCCAGTAGGCACGTTCCAGATTGTAGAGCTCGCCCTCGATGGCGTTGAGCCGGCCCACTGTCGTTGCGTCGTCGCTGCGGGCCGCGATCAACTCGGCCTGCTTGGCGTTGAGTTTCTGCTGCAACTCCTGCAGTTGCGGCTGATACGTGCTTTGGATTTCATCGACCTTTTTCTGCTGCTCGGCGGTCAGGGCCTGCCTGCCGGTCGCCGATCCCATTCCGTAGCCTGACCAGCCGTCCATCCAGGCAAAGGCCGGGGTCGTCAAGGCCACCATGGCCAGTATTGCCGTTGCTGCAATCAATTTACGATTGTTCTTCATAGCACTCTCCTTTCCGATTCATGGGGTTGTTGATCCGTTGTCATTGTGGTTATCGGTTGTTTCACTTCGGCCTTCAGGGCCGCGTTGCAAAAGGGACAGTAGTCCCAGGCCTGGTCCACCACCCGGCTGCAACCGGGACAGTTGCTCTTGAGTGTATCCCCGCAGTGAGGACAGCGAAAATAGACCTCCTGCACCGAACCTCCGCATCTGGGACAAGCCTTGGGTGCGAGCCCGCTCGCTGGGGTTCGCCGGCTTAGGAGCCAGGCAGCTCCGCCAAGCAGGGCCAGCAGGAACAGTCCCGGAACGATCCAGCCGCTAAAAAACCAGCCGTTGCTCCAACCAGATCCGCAAAACATGGCCGTTCCCTCTCAGTATCCCGGGTGACCGCAGCCGGCATAATGGCTGTGGGACTGGCTCTGCCCGTGGGTGTGCCCATCCCCATCCCAGCAGCCCCAATGGCCGCAGCCTGAGAGAACCAAAGTTCCTCCGACCAGAGCAACCAGCAGCAGAATCCTCTTTTTCATGGCGACCTCCTCAATGTTCGATTCGTTGCCGAACTAGAATGGCAAGGAGGGTGCCAGGACCCAGGGCAGGGTGCCAAGATCCTGAAATACAACAGGAAGTTAGCCTCCTCGAGTATTCGTGCAGGCTGTTGACCGAAAAATTTTTAGACAGCTTGCCATCCCGGATTCGTGTCTTTTGTCAAAATTTTTGACAACTCAATAGAGGCAAAGTGCTTGACAGGGTGGGGAATACCAGTATAAACATTTTCGAAAACAAGAAAATATATAGAGCAGGATATCGGTCCCGTAGAAGCTACAAGAAGCCACAGAGGAGGAAACACCTTGAACCATTTCAAGCTGACCTGGAAAAACATCGTCCGCCGCAAGAGCCGCTTTTTCTTTACCCTCTCCGCGATCGCCGTGGGTATCGCCTCTCTGGTGACGCTGCTGTCATTAGGCACGGGGCTGGAAACGGAGATCCGCAAGCAAGCGGATGTTCTGGGCGCGAATCTGGTGGTTACACCCCGGGGCTGGTGCGCCTACGAACAGATTTCCGTCCTCACCGGGGAGACCTTGCCCGAAGCCATTCCCAACGAGGATGTGGAAAAAATCGCCGCACTCGAAGGACTGACTGCTTTCCCCTACCTGACCCAACGCACCGCCCTCAGGAACCAGCCGGTCCCGCTGCTCGGGATTCTGCCGGCCGAGATGAAACAGTTCAAGGGCTGGCAGGTCGGTCAGGGACGCTACCTGCTGGATGATGCCAATGTGGTGATAGGTTCCGGTATTGCCCGACAATTCGAACTGAAATCCGGAGACCAGCTTACGGTCAGGGGTCAGGAGTTCTCGATCAGCGGGGTTTTGCAGGAAGTCGGCAACAGCGATGATCTGGCCATCTATATGGAGCTTGCCACCGTCCAGCAGCTTTATGCGGTAGGTGACAAGGTTTCCTTCATCGCGGTGAAGGTGGATGACATCACCCGGATCGACCAATACATTCTGGATATCCAGGAGGTCGCCAATGTTGCGGTCTCCTCCGACAAGCAGCTTCTCAAATCGGTACTGGCCATCGTCGGCAGCGTTGGCAGTGCGCTGCAGTTGATTGCGGCGGTCGCCATCCTGACCGCCTTTTTCGGCATCGTCAACACCATGATGACCGCCATTTACGAGCGCAGGCGGGAGATCGGCATTCTTCAGGCCATCGGCTCCAAGAAGAGGACCATCTTCTCCCTCTTCCTGTATGAATCGGCCTTCTATGGTCTGTTGGGCGGGATCGTCGGAGTCGTGGTCGGTTTTGTCTTCTCCTACTTCGCCGCCCCGTATATCGGTCAGAACGAATTTACCGCCTTTCTTGGCAGTGAGCAGAGCGTGCAGCTCTTCAGCGCCGGGATCACGCTAAAAGCCCTGACCTTCTCGATATTGGTTTCTGCCCTGGCCGGAGTCTACCCGGCGCGGCAGGCCTGCAAACTCAGCCCCGTGGAGGCCATCAGCTATGAATAACGCCATCATCCGTACCGAAAAGCTCTCCAAGATCTACGACACCGGATTTCGGACGATCGCCCTGCAGGACGTCGATCTGCAGATACCCAAAGGGAGCCTCTCCTGCATCATGGGACCATCAGGCCACGGCAAGAGCACCTTGCTGCATCTGATCGGCGGCCTAGACCGGCCGACCTCGGGAAAAGTTTTTCTCGATGATATGGAGCTGACCTCCGTCGATGGCAATCGCCTGGCGGAAATTCGCTCCAGGAAGATGGGCTTCGTGTTCCAATTCTTCAACCTGCTGCCCGTGCTGACCGCGTTGGAAAACGTCCAGGTCGCCATGATGTTGGCAGGAATATCGAAAAAGGAACAGGAAGAGCGGGCCACCGAGCTGCTCAACCTGGTGGGCCTTGAAGATAAACTGCAGTCTAAGCCGAACCAGCTCTCCGGCGGTCAGCGGCAGCGGGTGGCCATCGCCCGGGCACTAGCCAACGACCCTGAGATCCTGCTGATGGATGAACCGAGCGGCAACCTCGACAGCCGCTCGGAAGGGGAACTGCTAGAGAACATCCGCAAGATCAATGAACAGGGGAAAACCGTCGTCATCGTCACCCATTCGGAGACCGTCGCCGCCATGGCGCAGGAGACCTTTTGCATCCGTGACGGGGAGCTGGCGGTCGACGGAGGAAATTCATACACACCAACGAACGCGGAGGATAGAAACATGAGCGTATTTGGGAAGTGGGGCATAGTCGGATTGCTTGCGGTGTTGCTGGGCGCGGGCCTGACCCTGGGCATGGGGAGTCGGCCCGGGACCCCGGGCCAGGCAGGGGCACTGGATGTCAACAGCGTGGCTTCCGACCCCTCCGCCTATAAAGGCGCCATCAAGGTGAGAGGCGTCGTTGCCGACACCTCGCCTGCCGATTCCACCTTCGTCCTGATTGACATCCGGGAGTACAAGGCCTGCGGGGTCGTGACCTGCGCTTCCAAGTTCGTGCCGGTGCGCTATGCGGGACCCCCGCCAAAGGTGAAAGAGGAGCTGGTGGTCACGGGGGAGATGGTTCCCTCACCAAAGGGTTATGTCCTGGAAGGGAAAGAACTCCAAAGATTGGGGAAATAATGAAAACACAAGCTAAAGCCAACGCCGGCGAAGAGACCTGCAAGGTCGTCTGTTTTAACGAAGAGCTGATCAGTGAGATAAATGATTCGATGATCGCCGCGGAGGAGCTGCGGGATCTGGCCGAGTTTTACAAGCTTCTCGGCAGTCCCGTCCGGCTGAAAATCATCTTCGCCCTGGGCAAGGGAGAGCTGTGCGTCTGCGATCTGGCCCACATCCTCGGCCTTTCCATGCCGGCGACCAGCCAACAGTTGAAACTGCTGCGCCAGCAGGGGATCCTCAACCATCGCAACGACGGGCGCATGGCCTATTATTCCCTGGCCAAACCCCGGTTATTTGAAGTGATCCAGGGGGATGTGGCGTTTGTTGCGAAATAGGCTCGGGTCGGTAGTCACCCCAACCTGTATTCCCTGAGCTTGTTCTGCAGGGTCTGGCGGGTGATGCCGAGAATCTCGGCGGCGCGGGTGCGGTTGCCGTCGGTCTGGGCGAGGGTAGCCCGGATGAGGTCCTTCTCCATCTCCTTGAGAGTGTGCCCGGGGCGCAGGGCGAAGGGGCGCACTGTGCTTGCAGCCGCCTCGCGGACGGAAACGGGAAGCTCGCGCAGGCCGATCTGCTCGCCGAGGCAGAGGATGACCGCCCGCTCCAGGGTGTTTTCCAGTTCGCGGATGTTGCCGGGCCAGGCGTAGGCGAGCAGGGCATCCAGGGCTTCGGGATGAAGGCCGCGGATGTCCTTGCGGTTTTTAGCACTGTACTTTTCCAGAAAATGCCCGGCCAGTGTCGGGATGTCTTCTGGGCGCTCGCGCAAGGGGGGTAGTTCCAGGGGAACGACACTGAGCCGGAAGAAAAGGTCTTGGCGGAAGCTGCCCTCTGCCACCATCTGTTGCAGGTCCTTGTGGGTGGCCGCAAGCAGGCGCACGTCGACCCTGATAGATTTGGTGCCGCCGAGCCGTTCGAACTCTCCCTCCTGCAGCACCCGCAGAATCTTGGCCTGGGTGGTGAGGCTCATGTCGCCGATCTCGTCGAGAAACAAGGTCCCCTTGTGGGCCAGCTCGAAGCGCCCCTTGCGTTGCTCGGCGGCGCCGGTGAAAGCTCCCTTTTCGTGGCCGAACAGCTCGCTCTCCAGCAGGTTTTCGTGCAGCGCCGCGCAGTTGACCTTGACGAAGGGGCCGTCCGAACGAGGGCTGTTCTGGTGGACGGCATTTGCGACCAGCTCCTTGCCGGTCCCCGACTCGCCGGTGATCAGCACGGTGGCATCTGACGGGGCGACCAGGACCAGGGTCTCGAAGAGTTCGCGCATCGGGCGGCTGCTGCCGATGATGTTGCCGAAGTCGAACTTTTCGCCGAGCCGCTCCTTGAGGGCGGCATTTTCCTGCTGCAGGCGCTCGAAACTCAGGGCCCGCTCAACCGTCAGGGCCAGCTCCGAAGCATCCACCGGCTTGGTGACATAGTCGAAGGCGCCTTTTTTCATCGCTTCCACGGCATTTTCCACTGAGGAGAAGGCGGTGATGATGATGACCGGCAGCTCCGGTTTCACTTCCTGGATCGCCTCAAGGGCTTCCATCCCTCCGACCCGCTTCATCTTCAGGTCGAGCAGGACAAGATCGAACTCGCGCTCCCGGGCCAGATGAATGGCTACATCCCCGTCGTCGGCCTCGACGATTTCGTACCCCTCGCCGCCTAGGTGGGCCTTGAGCATGGTGCGGTGGGCGACATCGTCGTCGACCACAAGAATAACGGCTTTAGCTTTTTCCATATTCCGGCTCCTTCCGGCTTCGCATGAGTTCCCCAATCAGCAGTAAGGTGACGCCGGTGGTGATGGCAACGTCAGCGACATTGAAGACTCCGGTGCGCAGCCCTCCCAGACCCAGGTTCAGGAAGTCGACGACGGCGCCGTCGTTAACTACCCGGTCATAAAGGTTGCTGAGTCCTCCGCCCAGCACCAGAGACAGAGCCCCCACACCGACAGGGCGCAAGCTCCTTGAGGAGAGGGTCCAGACCAGCACGCCCAGCAATACCGCCCCGACCGCCATGATAAAGACCCAGAAACGCGCCGATTCCGGCAGACCTGAACCCATTCCCAGAAAGGCGCCGGGATTTTCCGCATACTGCAGGCGAAACAGGTCCCCCAAAAACGACAGTTCGGGAGAGCCGGCCAGGTACTCTCTGGCGACCGCCTTTGTGATCCGGTCGCAACCGACGCAGGAGAGAATGACCGGGGCCATCAGCAGGATTCTTCTTATTATCGTCATCCGTTTGTCCTCATGCTCCAACGTTTCACGCTGGACTTCCAATCTCTTTGCGTTGTGCCGGCTCCCGGGGAAGAATGACCTCGACCCGGGTGCCCTTTTCCGGCGCGCTTTCCACCTCGATGCGGCCGCCGTGCTGCTCCACGATCTGCTGGACCATCGCCAGCCCCAGTCCGGTGCCGGTCTTGCGGGTAGTGAAGAAGGGGTCGAACATCCGCGACCGTTCTTCCGGGGCCATCCCTTTGCCGGTGTCCTCCACCCAGAAGCGGATCTCCGCATCCTGCTCTCGTGCCCCGAGACGGATTTCCCCTCCGGCTTCGGTGGCGGCCCGGGCGTTCTGCAGCAGGTTGATCAGCACCTGGGTCAGCAGGTCGGAATCGGCTGTGAAGTTGACCCTCTCGGCGGGCGGGTCGAGCTGAAAGGTCAGGTTCCGGGCCGCCAGATCGTCCTGCAGCAGCCGTGCGGTGCGGCGCAGCAGATCGCCCAGGTCGATCTCCGCCGGTTCCGGCTCCCGCGGCCGGGCGAACTGCAGCAGGGCGGAGATGGTGCGATTGAGCCGGTCGACCTCGCCGACCATCAGTTCGGCGTACTCCCCGGCGTGCGGGTCCTTTGCTCCGAGTTTGGCAAAATACTGGGCAAAGCCGCGCAGGGTTCCCAAGGGGTTGCGGATTTCGTGGGCGATGCCGGCCGCCATGCGCCCGAGAGTGGCGTGCCGCCGGGAGCGCTCCAGCGCCTCTTCCATGGCCTTGATCTCACGCAGGTCCCGGACAACCAGCACGGTCCCCAGCGGCTCTCCGTCCCGGTCTGTCAGGCGCGAGGCGCTCACCTTGACCGGGATGCTCTCGCCGTTCGGCCGACGGCATTCCATCGGCCGCTCAACAAATTCGCGGCCTTCGCGAATCAGCGGCGCAATCTCGCAGCGCTCGGCTCCGGTCAGGGCTTCCAGGGGTCTGCCCTCGGCGGCCTCTCCCTGTTGGCCGAAGATCCCCCGGGCCTTGTCGTTGAGAGAGACGATGCGGCCTTGGTTGTCCAGGGTGATCAGCCCGGCGGGCATGCTGTCGATGACGTTGCGGGTGTAAAGCTCCATGTTGGCCAGGGTGGTTTTGGCCACCCGGCTCTGCTGTGAAAGGAAGAGGAAATAAAACCCGGTCGACCCCAGAAGCAGCAGAAGCCCGCCCATGAGCAGGCTCTGGCGGACATCTTCGTCGCGGGCCGCTTCGAACTCGCTGGTGTAAAGTCCCACGAAAACCACCCGGCGGCCAACCTCCTCGCCCGGTGCGCAGCCCATTCCGCACCACCTCTGCCAGCGCCCCATCATCCCTTCACGGCCGGCGCCTTCCGGCAAAACCGGGTTGAACTCCCTGGCGACTTCGAACACGGACCGGCCGGCGCCATCCTTCGTCCGGCGGGTGCGGGGCTGCTCCTGCGCCAGAACTTGTGCAACCGGCAGGATATCGTCGCTGCTACGCCTCTCGCCTGCCGCCGTCAGCAGTCGACCGGAGGCGTCGGCAACGATGACATAGGCGACCGAATCGGATCGGGCCGTCTCCCGCACCAGGGTCGCCAGGGAGTTGCCTTCCCAGTTCATCATCATGGAGGTGCGGGCCCCCGCCTCGAAGGCGCGAATGAGGGTCAGACCTTCCTCCCGCAGGAAGTTCTCCATCAGGCGCTCTTCGCGATCCAGATTGCGCCAGGTGACCGCGCCGAGGATCATGGCCAGGATGATGGCGGCAAGAATGAGCCCCAGGGCCGGCAGGGAGAGTCGTTTGGGTTGGTGCGATGCTGGAATCATTTTCTTGCCGATGAAAACCTTTTTCAATTTCTTCTTGACAGAGAAAGGCCATGAAGGGTAAAAAGCCAGAAACGATTGAACGATTATTCACACAAACGGACAACATGTCAAAAGATATCTGTCAGATAATTTACGTGGATGACGAACGGGTTGCACGGGCCCGGGCCAGGATGCACGACGAGCAGACCATTGCAGATCTGGCCGAAACCTTCAAGGTCCTCAGCGAGCCGACGCGGGTGCGCATTCTCCATGCCCTCTCCGAGGAGGAGCTGTGCGTCTGCGACATTTCCGCAGTCGTCCAAATGTCTTCATCGGCTGTCTCCCACCAGCTGCGTATCCTGCGCACTGCCCGTTTGGTCAGGTCGAGAAAAGACGGCAAGATGGTTTATTACTCCCTCGACGACGAGCATGTCCGCAACCTCTTTGAGGAAGGCATCCGCCACTTAAAAGAGAAGTAATTCCTTTTTTTACCCCAACGCTTGAACATATCTTCACGCGTTCAAAATAAGCACTAAATTTACCTGGAGGTAGACATGAGTCAAAAGAGAGGTTGCGGCTGCCAGGGCGGCCAGACCAGCGAAGAGAGCGGGCTCAAAAAGATCGTCATGGTGGGCAACCCCAACGTGGGCAAGAGCGCCCTGTTCAACCGCCTGACCGGCTCTTACGTGGTGGTTTCCAACTACCCTGGGACTACGGTTGAGATGTCCCGGGGCAAGTGCCGAATCGGCACCGAAGAGTTCAATGTCGAAGATACGCCCGGGATGTATTCCCTGCTGCCGATCACCGAAGAAGAGCGCGTCAGCCGGGACATCCTGCGGGACGGCGGGGCCGATGTGGTGCTGCAGGTGGTCGACGCCAAGAACCTCAAGCGGATGCTCTCGCTCACCCTGCAGCTGGTCGAGGCCGACCTGCCGGTGGTGCTGGTCCTCAACATGATCGATGAAGCCGAGCGCCTCGGCATCCGCATCGATACCGCATTGCTGGAGCAGAAGCTGGGCATTCCGGTCGTGGCCATCTCGGCCCTCTCCGGCAAAGGTGTCGACACCCTGAAAGAGAAAATCGCCTCCTACCGTCACCCGCAAGAAACTCCGGAGATTTATTACGGCGAAACTATCGAGGGGGCACTGAACGCCCTGGCCCCGATCATGCCGGTCGACCGTGGTCTATCCCAGCGGGCTCTGGCCCTGTTGCTGATCCAGGGCGATGCGGCCATTGCCGAAGAGGAGCGAGCCTTGGAAGGGCGATCGACCGATTTTCTCGACGCCACGTTAGCGGAGCTGGAAGAAAAGCTGGAGGAGCCCGCCAGTTATGCTGTGCCGATGATTCTCCATCAAAGTGCTGTCAACATTTGCACCGAAACCTTTGCGCCGCCGGCCAGCAAAAGCAAATCCTTCGCTAATCGCCTCAGCAGCTGGACCATGCGACCGCTGACGGGTGTCCCAATCCTGCTGCTGGTCCTTTATTTTGGTCTGTATAAGTTCGTTGGCGACTTCGGTGCCGGGACCATCGTTGATTTTCTGGAGGCCGATATTTTTGAGGTCTACCTCAACCCCTGGATCAACGGCCTGCTCACCACTTACGTCCCCTGGGCGCCGGTGCGCGACCTGATCGGCATGGATTACGGCATCGTCACCCTGGGCATTCGTTATGCCATCGCCATCATCCTGCCGATCGTCGGCACCTTCTTCATCGCCTTTTCGATCATTGAGGATACCGGTTATCTGCCGCGCCTGGCGCTTCTGGTCGACCGGATCTTCAAAAAGATCGGCCTCAATGGACGGGCGGTCATCCCCATGACTCTCGGCTTCGGCTGCGATACCATGGCGACCATGGTCACCCGCACCCTGGAAACCAAACGGGAGCGGATCATCGCCACTTTGCTACTGGCCCTGGCGATCCCTTGCAGCGCCCAGCTCGGGGTCATTCTCGGCATGGTCGCGGAAAAGCCGGCCGCCATGGCGGTCTGGGCCGGCTTCATGCTCTTCATCTTCCTCTTTGTCGGCTTCCTGACCGCCCGGCTGATGCCCGGCGACCGCCCGAACTTCTACATGGAGGTCCCGCCCCTGCGCATGCCTCGTCCGGGAGCGGTCTTCATGAAGACCTACACCCGCATGCAGTGGTACTTCGTGGAGATCCTGCCGCTCTTCATCCTGGCCAGCGTCCTGATCTGGCTGGGGAAAATCACCGCAACCTTCGATGTCGTCGTTTCCTGGCTCTCCCATGTGATGGGCTGGATCGGCTTGCCGAAAGAAGCTGCAGTCGCCTTCCTGTTCGGTTTTTTCCGCCGCGACTACGGCGCCGCCGGCCTCTACGACCTGC is a window encoding:
- the feoB gene encoding ferrous iron transport protein B, giving the protein MSQKRGCGCQGGQTSEESGLKKIVMVGNPNVGKSALFNRLTGSYVVVSNYPGTTVEMSRGKCRIGTEEFNVEDTPGMYSLLPITEEERVSRDILRDGGADVVLQVVDAKNLKRMLSLTLQLVEADLPVVLVLNMIDEAERLGIRIDTALLEQKLGIPVVAISALSGKGVDTLKEKIASYRHPQETPEIYYGETIEGALNALAPIMPVDRGLSQRALALLLIQGDAAIAEEERALEGRSTDFLDATLAELEEKLEEPASYAVPMILHQSAVNICTETFAPPASKSKSFANRLSSWTMRPLTGVPILLLVLYFGLYKFVGDFGAGTIVDFLEADIFEVYLNPWINGLLTTYVPWAPVRDLIGMDYGIVTLGIRYAIAIILPIVGTFFIAFSIIEDTGYLPRLALLVDRIFKKIGLNGRAVIPMTLGFGCDTMATMVTRTLETKRERIIATLLLALAIPCSAQLGVILGMVAEKPAAMAVWAGFMLFIFLFVGFLTARLMPGDRPNFYMEVPPLRMPRPGAVFMKTYTRMQWYFVEILPLFILASVLIWLGKITATFDVVVSWLSHVMGWIGLPKEAAVAFLFGFFRRDYGAAGLYDLQQAGALTGNQLAVAVITLTLFVPCVAQFLMMKKERGLKMACAMALFIFPFAFAVGGLVNALLNLTGILL